Part of the Candoia aspera isolate rCanAsp1 chromosome 1, rCanAsp1.hap2, whole genome shotgun sequence genome, GAAGAGGATAGGGAGAaggtggggaagggaggaagagataAAAATAGGTACAGGtcagaaatgtgattttttttaatctgcaaagCAATAACAatattaagcattttttttcctacgtACTTTTTCTACATGGTGTAGCAGTCACCTTTTAATCCCCAAATACAAGTTTCTATACatttttcttgaaataaaaattcaacacccaaagcagaaaaaaaaaaatactaaaactcAGACTTTACAGTTACAGTGACAAGAACAAATTTTATAGACCCACCATTTAAATTTTACTGCaacattttcaaggaaaaaagagaaaagttttttttttctttctggttttgtAAAATGCCCAGGCATTCTCCATTATTACAAATACTGGTCCACTTTTACAGTAATCaagaaattttaatatatataatatatactaaAACCCCGTcaccaaaagaaaacaatatacacATGGCCATTATGGCATTTTTAATAACCTATTAagcaaactttgaaaaaaaaaagagattgctcaaacacacatacacacatttttttACCCTTGTATGTATTCAATACTGTAAACGTATTTTAAGACAGAGTGCActaaatttaactttttaaaaaaattagccgttgttcctgaatttttttttcattcaatgaTAACAACTTGCAATTTGTGTCATTTGAGTTTTAATTCAGCAGTAAAtcatttccattccatttcctaAGCAGCGTTgtcctgaaaaaaaagagaaaggctgAGAATAATTCAGCAAATGGATGTCCGAAGTTGTGCTGGATATACATCTTCATTTGATTGGGTCTTATGGCATTTTCATGTCCACTATCTTCAAccaggttatttttttaatgtaaatgtggctctttgttttttaatctaaAGAACATACCTTTTTTGTTCTACCTTTTTTGAAAAGTCTTTTCATTTCACAAAAATTGTTTGCATGTGTCTCAAGAGACTGAAATAGGAAGATCAGTTTTCAAGGCACTCACATCGAATTGAAATGGCAGTAGAAAAACTgtccaataaattattattagtttttTATAGTGCCAGTATTGTGAATGCCATGCTTAGCAACACTGACACTTAATCTCAGATGTCCCCCTTTAATAGTTTCACCCATCGCTGGGCCAAGCAAAGACAAAAATACTGTAATTTCTTgttcagaagccactggtcttcaatgcaaacaaacaaacaaacaaacacgcTTTAAAGTGCAGGTCAACAGAATCAAAATGTAACTTTTGTATTAATGTATACTAACAATATCAGGGGTTTTCAAATTATTCCCTAGAAAATCCTCAGGTTATGaagatatgtatatgtgtgtgtgtgcgtgcacacacacacacacacacacacaaagatttaCATTTCAGCTGAGGGCACCTGTCCTGATCTGAAAGGCTAAAAGAACAGCAATGAACTAGACCTACGGTTTGCTCACAAAAAAGTGTTATATATCAGGATGAAAGTACAAGAAATCTCATTGTTCTATGTCTGATCAATTAACATGTCAGAGAAATTAGGCTTTGCTCAGTCAAAATACTCAAgttgagaagaaaatgaaaaagaatgaagAATGTATCTCTTCTAGCCACTGCCCATGCTTCCCTCAGAAGAACCATGGAACTAAAAGCAAGTGAATAAATTTAActacaatattttttcttcttcaaataaaCGTTATTAACCAAGTGAAGGTTCAGAATAAAAAGGGTTTCCAAATTAAATACTCAAACAGAAATAATAGTGAAGTGATCAGTGACTTCCGTAAAATTCAGGGGACATTTTAGCACCTCCCAATGAAGGAACCTCTGTTTATCATTTACAATTTAATTGGAAAAGAGATTTAATGTAAATTGAGTACCTCCAATAACTCTATGCAATGTGTAAAATGGAATGGGACTGAAATGTATGTGGCAAACAAATGTACAAAAacaatacatgttttaaaaatgggaaattaaaaaacGCACACCCCCAAAACACCTTATTTAGAATGGAAGAGTTCTTTAGAAAGTTGTAATTTCAAAAATTATGAAGAATTTTCATAATTGTATAAATTCAGAATTTATAAAGAAATTGTgtcttaaattttgttttaaaggagTCAGATCTACAATTTCAAGCAGAGAGAGTTTAGTGAAATTGAGCATCTTTCATTTCAGTACCATTTGAAAGGCTGCAGAATTTAAAAGCTTCCCAACAAACTTAATGCTTACAAGTTACTTAAATGGCACACTCCTAAAAGACTGTGGTCTGGAAATTTTGGCATATTTTCTTTACAATAACACAACTGTGTGTTATGTGagaaatttttaattttaatgggaAAATATCTTATCAGTTCACGGTTGGTCCTTATATATAGTAGCTGTATCTACTCTGCCTATCATTGTTGGTTACGAACCTCCTATCATTTGCTGCTGATCAATGAAAAGGTTTACTGAGACACTTCAATTGCAAACTGCTTTATTAATGCACTTAATGgagaaatgtgtttgtttttactttttccaaagatttttaaaagctccTTTAGGGATTTTAATTTTTCCACTTGCCCCACACTTTTTGATGAAATGGCTACAGCGACAATAAAAACATTGCTGTGTTTAATGTAGAGTTATTGGCTACATAAGCCAGTGCAAGTATACCTGTGGGCCAATCAAAACCTAGAGCTATACTTTCACTAGTTTTTTGTGGCCAAGATCTACCTTTTGTCTACTCCTGTCTTGCACTAGTTTAAAAACTATGAAGTTAAGATTGTCTAGAAAGTTGTGTCATGTTTCATGCAACCATACAAGAGCAACTTTTTAGAAGAAATGCTGCTTACATTCTAATCTTGAGGTCTAATATTCTAACAAACCTCCCCATGAGTGTTTAACTGTGGTGATTAGCAGCCTTATGTATTGGCTTCAGCATGCCATTAGTTAGAAATCTGTACAAGCTGACTACAAATCACCAGCAATATAGGGGCCTGCCAGGTACTTGAAAATTTCTGCTTCTGTATCTCCGGCAAGCAGCCAAAACAGGAAGCCTTTGGTGAACTACCATATGTGGCTGGTAGGCTGTTTCTAAGGAAACTATTAGGGTACTGGATGTTATGCTAGTTGGTATCTGCTAAATAGTGGGCAAAGTTAGGGGGCCATATAATCTTACTGTTTAATCAGTTGTTCTTTTAAGTTGGCCATTTCAAAGAGAGATGCACTTTAAATATAAGCCCAATTTAAGCACTATCCTAGAAGCCTGAGGAAGACTGAAGATGATCTCATGAGAACTCTGTTGATTCTGCTCCCATGCATTCTATGTGATAGAAATGCAAGTCCATAAAAGCACCTTTCAAATGCCCTGAGCCTCTCCTGATTTAGAATTCTGTTCATCAGGGTTCCACATCATAGACTGAGCCTGCCTAAGCAGAGCAGACTCCCTTCAAAAAGTGTTTCCATAATTTACAGAGAGCCAAACAGGCATGAGCTCAGAAGAAATACACTGGTGCAACCAGCAGGCATGGCCCTGCTTTTTCTCCATTCAATTATGGTAACACAGAGATTAATGCCAGAACAGAAATTAAGGGATCCTACAATGAAGCTGTAAATCTCTGTGTGATTTATATAAATGTTGGGAATTGGTTTTGGAGATGATGAAGTCCTTGGAACAGTAAATGAAGCAGGTGAAACTGCCATATTTGAAACAGGTAAAGAACTATTCCTGAGGTTAGACTGAAGGAGAAGTATCTGCTTTAGCTCACTTCCTTTCGTGTTCTGGAGCAACATGTTCTGTAAGCAGTGCTCTGTAAGCAatattcttctttgtttttcctacATCCAGGGGTTCAGAGTGCTCTAGTGACACTGGAAGTCATTAGTTTTCCCTTACCATGCTTAACCATACCTTCCCTTAACAAACATTCCAAGTAAAATTCTCcctgattagagaaaaaaaatacattaaaccaCATAAGAATCATACTGAAAAGTTCTGTTCTCTCTTCTTACGGGGCAGCCAGATATCTCTGAGAATCCTATTTGTAAGACATGAACCCCATGGCACCTCTTGCTTATGCTCCACAGCAATTGGTTTTCTTAAGCATACCATCTTTGATTCAGGAAATAATTTTAAGCCAACATGTCTACTAGTTATGGATAAAGAAATCCTACACCAAATATCTGAACCACTTGGCATATAAATTGGAAGGGAGGGAAAATCACTACTGTGTAACAGCAGATTCGATTTATACTGAATCTGACAACATTCAACCTTACTGGATAATCCTGATTCTAATAACTGAAAGAAAAACTTCCCTACAGTAGGCATAATTTTATACATGTTTGCTTTCTCCCAAGTCACTTGTTTTTATCTAAGCTAAAAAGTCCCAGATGTAATATCTCCTCATAGAGCAACTGCTCTTGCCCTTGATAATTTTGTTGCCTTTCATGCACATTTTCCAGTATGATTTTTTGAGATGCTGTGGCCAGAAGCATACACAGACATCTGAGTGTGATCACATCATGAAGATAATCACTGTATGTATCCTTACAAATAAACTATAGTATCaggaaatttatttctttattcctttCCTAATGATCCCCACCATGGAGTATGACTTTTGCTGTTACTGTTTTTATAGGAGCTGCACACTGGCTCAGTGTTTTCACTAAGCTGTCACTATTTGTAAAACCCATTTCCTGGGTCAGTCTGTGCCAGCTATGCCCCATAAAAATATCCATCAAATTAGGGAAAGGTCATATTATACTTTTTATACTGAACTGCAATGACCATCTTAATGCCCAGTTATGCAATTTGAAAAGAGCTCTATTAGAGCAATTTGCAGTCCCTTGTTGTTTTAACCACCTAGAATAATGAAATGTCATCAGCAAATTGGCTACTGTACTGCTCATCCCCAACTTTAAATCATATAGGAATCAGTTTAAAAATGCTGGTCACAGCAATAAATCCTTGGGGGAAGGGTCAGATTACACAACTTCTATTTGTAGTAAATAATGGTTTATTCCTTCTGCTTTCTGTACTTTAATCAGTTACTAACCTTGCATATTATATATCAAGTGAATGTCTAGTTTTCTGGTGACTGAGCTACACCTACAGAATTCTGTTTATTGTCCATCTTGTTTAAAGTACATGTTGTTACATTAGTTAATTAGCTGGCATCCAATTCTTTGCATGGAAGGCGCAAGGTGTTAAAATTGTGtgaaattttctttcaaaagaataCTGGAATGAACAAGAGAAAAAAGATTAACCTATTTTATAATTAAACAATAACTATTTAATCAGGGCAAAATTTTGAGAAAGTGATGGTTTGATAATGAATCAAGATTTAGAGTTGCAGTCTTTAATTGATAGCCTTAAGAAGCATATTGCACGACCTTTAACAGGGCTTATTCTCAGGAACAATATTCTCAGCATATGGTACAACTgtaccatataaataaataaatctgtgattAATTGGGCAAATTTTTTGttagtgattttttaaatataattataaaacgCAGACAGTAAGGATCATACAAGAAAAAGCATTTTCCCTTAACAACTAAAACAGGCTGTCTGATATCTAGCAAATCTGTCTAGTTTGGCATTGTCCACATTGACCAACGCTTTACAGAATTTCAGGAATGGATCTTTCCCAGCCCTACCTGGGGAATGTCAGAAATTGAATTGGGAACTTTCTGCACGCAGAGCATGCACTATGTACCCCTTCATTTCACACACATGGAATGATTCCTCAAAAATGAACACCTGCTGCAACATATAAACgtattgtaaaaacaaaaaaaatatgccTTTTTCTTCAAACATTTTGTTTAGTCTCAAACAAATGTATGCAGATTTAATCTGATTGAGTGGTTTTCTTTAGTGAATGGCAGTCATAATCAAAATATCATTTTACCCATATTATGTGTGCATTTCTCTATGGACATATATACTCACACATGTATACTAATTAAACTAGTGTTCAGTTAAAAACACACTAGTCTTTTGCTGCATATTGGTATGGAATGGTCAGTTAGTGTAAATGTACGTAGTCAGGTTATCAGGTGACAATTATCATGTATGTAATGAGTAATGTGAACAAGGATAAGTGGCATGCCTGCAAAAAAATCaagcttttctttctgttttgcttcctAAAATTTTCACATGAAGCTCAGGGCTCTCAGTTTCTCTTTATTTAATGAACTGTGTAAGAGAAATGGCAGAAAAGTAAAAGGCATTAAAACAAGGTCCCTAAAAATAATGCACAATTTTTGCTATTGCTTTTGTTATTATAGCTGCCTTTAGAAAATTTGGtgcccatttctttttatttctcaaaatgtttattttagaatctgttaaaaataatattttaaataaaggccTCTATTTTAAGTGGCATCATCAGTGCTAAATTTTAAATCCAAATCCAAAAGAAAGTGCTAAAATTTTAAGATTGTTATCCGCGATACTATTTAATATTTCCTAATTCTCAAatgatttccttttttctttttaaaggacaacagcaacaacaaaaacataaaatgttGGCTTCTTCACAAGAAATTACACATGCTCAGCATAAGATTCAACAAAGCAGCGGCCCtctaaaattataatttaaattgaTATGCATCTCCCCTTGTAATGCAAATAATCTCAGGTTACTATTGGGGAAAACTAGAATGGGATACccaacaaaatttaaaaggaaatctaaaaccaaaaaaaaaaaagtatttaaaaaaagtaCCTGCACAtgccaaaacagaaacaaaaaacaaaataacccaataaatacagaaattatTGCACAGTTAAAAGGCTTCACAATTTTTACTGCCTTAACCAATCCTCAGGTTTAATAGAACTTTGTAGACACAGGTTATATTTAAGTGCCAAATTCTGGCACCTGCCATGGTTACACTAAGATATGTTTATGGAGGCAAGTTAGGTCAGCTTTTCTCAGTTGGCAATAGTTAAACTGTACAACTTAAACGTTACCTAGACCCCTGCTTTTAACCCGGGGGGAGTGGGGGCTTAACTTCTTTCTGCCTGCTCAATTTTTACATCATTTGTCAGCAAGTGTTCGCCATGCCACTTTTTCATGTGTTTCTCCAGGGTGCTGTAAACACTGAAGGGCATCTGGCAAATGTCGCAGCGGTAGACCTCCTTCCCTATCTGGCCATGCGTTTTCATATGACGTGTCAGCTTACTGCTCTGGGCACATGCATAGTTGCAGAGCTCACATTTGTAAGGCCGCTCTCCTGTGTGGCTCCGGCGATGCACCGTTAAGTTACTGCAGTTCTTAAAGACCTTGCCACAGTATTCACACGTGTCACTCCGTCGTCCTTCCTTTGAACTGGGCCGACCGGGACCAGGTCCACTGATATGGGGAGTGCTGCCTCCGCTTGCCGTCCCACTGCGCCCTGAGAGACCACCATCCAGCATATCACCTGGTGGAGTAGAGAAACGCAGGCTTCCGTTCTCTGAGGAATGCTCAGAAGAAGTCGCAAAGGGGGATTGTCGGGAGTCTGTGAACCCTAGAAATGGATCCTTCATGAAGTGCCTTGATGCTGCGTATCCTACCAGCCACTGAGAGTAAACATTTTCGGAAGGTATTATTGTTGCTGGTGGCAAGTCcaaatctttttctatctttattcTTTTGGAGGAATTATTTAAATTAGGGCTTGTGATAGGGGTGGGCTTGCGAGGGAACAGCCCTGGGAAGGGTTCACCTGGCCCAAAGTTCCTCCCATTCACTGTCCCTTCCTCAGTGCGGTCAAGTTCTCCAGCTACTGAGTCTTCATCACCTGTGTCTCTCTGGCAAAGGTCTCGAGGGCAGAGATCTCGCTGATCTGAAGACCTTTTCATGAAGCCACCTCTTTTCTGCTTTTCAGCCAGCATGTCACTGTATTGCTGGATGGTACCAAGGCTTACATTCTCTATCACTTTTCCTAGGACAAGTGATTTTTCATCTGGCAGCGATTTGGAACCATTCTCTCGGTTACGGCTTAGTTCTGAATCCATGCTAAAGCTTGACTCTGGTCGACTTTCATTTTccagctcctcttcctcctcctcttcctcctcttcttcttcattgTCATGGCCTAGAGAAGGATCACTCTCATTCCTGAAATCCGCCTCACTAGACTTTAGTCCCTCTCCAGTAAGTTCACTTGTGCCAGGCTCAGGGGAACTTGTGGCAGACAATCCATCATCGGACCTCCCTGTCATGGACCCAGCTTTGTGCATATGCGTTTTCATATGGCGTTTTAACTTGCTGGCTTGGGAACAAGCATGGTCACAGAGTTggcatttatagggcttctctcctgtgtgactGCGCCGGTGGACAATGAGATTGCTCTGAAACTTGAAGGTTTTTCCACAAAATTCACAGGACTTACTTTTTGCCTGAGGCTGAGGAGGTGTAGTGCTGCTTGGAGGCATTGGTGGCAATGGAGGGGTGTTCAGAAAAGGAGATTTAGGGCTTGGCTGGAAAGGATTCAACAAGCGATGCATAGGGTTGCTGCGACTGGGTGAGACTGGTGGTGGGGTGGAATTGTTTCCTGCCAGTTCTCGAAGCCTTCTGGAGAAATCCATCGCGGGCGACTCAATTGCCATGGGGTTTAAACGCATGACTCTGTCAAAGGCACTAGGATGCTGGGCAACTAACCCCATTTCTTCGGCACTAAGGCGATGTGGATCCAGATGATGGCGAGGTGGTGGACTGAAGAGGGGAGGTGTGTTGGGAAGCCGACCTTCACCAAAGCCAGGATGATCACGCAGGATGGGACCTGTCATTCGTAAGAGACTAAAAGGGTTATTGTCGCCTAGGAAATTCATCAGCGGGGACTGTGCAACAGTCTCTGGTCCCAGAGGAGGAGGGATGGTGATGCGTGGAGTAAGGGAGCTGTTTGAAGGGCTAGTTTCCAAGTAGATGCGGAATCCATGTGTATTCTGGGCATGCTGAAGCAAGAACCAAGCGCTATTAAAAGGGTGCttgcatgttgtgcaaatatAGCTTGAAGGCTCATCTTTACCTGTAGAGGAAAAGAAGGGACAG contains:
- the BCL11B gene encoding B-cell lymphoma/leukemia 11B isoform X1, encoding MSRRKQGNPQHLSQREIITPEADHVDTAIITHEDDSLALGEPVGLSIAVGGTDPDLLTCGQCQMNFPLGDILVFIEHKKKQCHGAGGACYEKNVDKSSPPPPSRSELRKVSEPVEIGIQVTPDEEDRVLTPTKGICPKQENIAGPSRPAKLPAASITASSHPHASVIAPPPLRALTSVPPCLSLPCCGARAISVGGSQSETSGTFGCHCQLSGKDEPSSYICTTCKHPFNSAWFLLQHAQNTHGFRIYLETSPSNSSLTPRITIPPPLGPETVAQSPLMNFLGDNNPFSLLRMTGPILRDHPGFGEGRLPNTPPLFSPPPRHHLDPHRLSAEEMGLVAQHPSAFDRVMRLNPMAIESPAMDFSRRLRELAGNNSTPPPVSPSRSNPMHRLLNPFQPSPKSPFLNTPPLPPMPPSSTTPPQPQAKSKSCEFCGKTFKFQSNLIVHRRSHTGEKPYKCQLCDHACSQASKLKRHMKTHMHKAGSMTGRSDDGLSATSSPEPGTSELTGEGLKSSEADFRNESDPSLGHDNEEEEEEEEEEEELENESRPESSFSMDSELSRNRENGSKSLPDEKSLVLGKVIENVSLGTIQQYSDMLAEKQKRGGFMKRSSDQRDLCPRDLCQRDTGDEDSVAGELDRTEEGTVNGRNFGPGEPFPGLFPRKPTPITSPNLNNSSKRIKIEKDLDLPPATIIPSENVYSQWLVGYAASRHFMKDPFLGFTDSRQSPFATSSEHSSENGSLRFSTPPGDMLDGGLSGRSGTASGGSTPHISGPGPGRPSSKEGRRSDTCEYCGKVFKNCSNLTVHRRSHTGERPYKCELCNYACAQSSKLTRHMKTHGQIGKEVYRCDICQMPFSVYSTLEKHMKKWHGEHLLTNDVKIEQAERS
- the BCL11B gene encoding B-cell lymphoma/leukemia 11B isoform X2 produces the protein MSRRKQGNPQHLSQREIITQADHVDTAIITHEDDSLALGEPVGLSIAVGGTDPDLLTCGQCQMNFPLGDILVFIEHKKKQCHGAGGACYEKNVDKSSPPPPSRSELRKVSEPVEIGIQVTPDEEDRVLTPTKGICPKQENIAGPSRPAKLPAASITASSHPHASVIAPPPLRALTSVPPCLSLPCCGARAISVGGSQSETSGTFGCHCQLSGKDEPSSYICTTCKHPFNSAWFLLQHAQNTHGFRIYLETSPSNSSLTPRITIPPPLGPETVAQSPLMNFLGDNNPFSLLRMTGPILRDHPGFGEGRLPNTPPLFSPPPRHHLDPHRLSAEEMGLVAQHPSAFDRVMRLNPMAIESPAMDFSRRLRELAGNNSTPPPVSPSRSNPMHRLLNPFQPSPKSPFLNTPPLPPMPPSSTTPPQPQAKSKSCEFCGKTFKFQSNLIVHRRSHTGEKPYKCQLCDHACSQASKLKRHMKTHMHKAGSMTGRSDDGLSATSSPEPGTSELTGEGLKSSEADFRNESDPSLGHDNEEEEEEEEEEEELENESRPESSFSMDSELSRNRENGSKSLPDEKSLVLGKVIENVSLGTIQQYSDMLAEKQKRGGFMKRSSDQRDLCPRDLCQRDTGDEDSVAGELDRTEEGTVNGRNFGPGEPFPGLFPRKPTPITSPNLNNSSKRIKIEKDLDLPPATIIPSENVYSQWLVGYAASRHFMKDPFLGFTDSRQSPFATSSEHSSENGSLRFSTPPGDMLDGGLSGRSGTASGGSTPHISGPGPGRPSSKEGRRSDTCEYCGKVFKNCSNLTVHRRSHTGERPYKCELCNYACAQSSKLTRHMKTHGQIGKEVYRCDICQMPFSVYSTLEKHMKKWHGEHLLTNDVKIEQAERS
- the BCL11B gene encoding B-cell lymphoma/leukemia 11B isoform X4 encodes the protein MSRRKQGNPQHLSQREIITPEADHVDTAIITHEDDSLALGEPVGLSIAVGGTDPDLLTCGQCQMNFPLGDILVFIEHKKKQCHGAGGACYEKNVDKSSPPPPSRSELRKVSEPVEIGIQVTPDEEDRVLTPTKGICPKQENIAGPSRPAKLPAASITASSHPHASVIAPPPLRALTSVPPCLSLPCCGARAISVGGSQSETSGTFGCHCQLSGKDEPSSYICTTCKHPFNSAWFLLQHAQNTHGFRIYLETSPSNSSLTPRITIPPPLGPETVAQSPLMNFLGDNNPFSLLRMTGPILRDHPGFGEGRLPNTPPLFSPPPRHHLDPHRLSAEEMGLVAQHPSAFDRVMRLNPMAIESPAMDFSRRLRELAGNNSTPPPVSPSRSNPMHRLLNPFQPSPKSPFLNTPPLPPMPPSSTTPPQPQAKSKSCEFCGKTFKFQSNLIVHRRSHTGEKPYKCQLCDHACSQASKLKRHMKTHMHKAGSMTGRSDDGLSATSSPEPGTSELTGEGLKSSEADFRNESDPSLGHDNEEEEEEEEEEEELENESRPESSFSMDSELSRNRENGSKSLPDEKSLVLGKVIENVSLGTIQQYSDMLAEKQKRGGFMKRSSDQRDLCPRDLCQRDTGDEDSVAGELDRTEEGTVNGRNFGPGEPFPGLFPRKPTPITSPNLNNSSKRIKIEKDLDLPPATIIPSENVYSQWLVGYAASRHFMKDPFLGFTDSRQSPFATSSEHSSENGSLRFSTPPGDMLDGGLSGRSGTASGGSTPHISGPGPGRPSSKEGRRSDTCEYCGKVFKNCSNLTVHRRSHTGERPYK
- the BCL11B gene encoding B-cell lymphoma/leukemia 11B isoform X3; the encoded protein is MSRRKQGNPQHLSQREIITPEADHVDTAIITHEDDSLALGEPVGLSIAVGGTDPDLLTCGQCQMNFPLGDILVFIEHKKKQCHGAGGACYEKNVDKSSPPPPSRSELRKVSEPVEIGIQVTPDEEDRVLTPTKGICPKQENIAGKDEPSSYICTTCKHPFNSAWFLLQHAQNTHGFRIYLETSPSNSSLTPRITIPPPLGPETVAQSPLMNFLGDNNPFSLLRMTGPILRDHPGFGEGRLPNTPPLFSPPPRHHLDPHRLSAEEMGLVAQHPSAFDRVMRLNPMAIESPAMDFSRRLRELAGNNSTPPPVSPSRSNPMHRLLNPFQPSPKSPFLNTPPLPPMPPSSTTPPQPQAKSKSCEFCGKTFKFQSNLIVHRRSHTGEKPYKCQLCDHACSQASKLKRHMKTHMHKAGSMTGRSDDGLSATSSPEPGTSELTGEGLKSSEADFRNESDPSLGHDNEEEEEEEEEEEELENESRPESSFSMDSELSRNRENGSKSLPDEKSLVLGKVIENVSLGTIQQYSDMLAEKQKRGGFMKRSSDQRDLCPRDLCQRDTGDEDSVAGELDRTEEGTVNGRNFGPGEPFPGLFPRKPTPITSPNLNNSSKRIKIEKDLDLPPATIIPSENVYSQWLVGYAASRHFMKDPFLGFTDSRQSPFATSSEHSSENGSLRFSTPPGDMLDGGLSGRSGTASGGSTPHISGPGPGRPSSKEGRRSDTCEYCGKVFKNCSNLTVHRRSHTGERPYKCELCNYACAQSSKLTRHMKTHGQIGKEVYRCDICQMPFSVYSTLEKHMKKWHGEHLLTNDVKIEQAERS
- the BCL11B gene encoding B-cell lymphoma/leukemia 11B isoform X5 — its product is MSRRKQGNPQHLSQREIITQADHVDTAIITHEDDSLALGEPVGLSIAVGGTDPDLLTCGQCQMNFPLGDILVFIEHKKKQCHGAGGACYEKNVDKSSPPPPSRSELRKVSEPVEIGIQVTPDEEDRVLTPTKGICPKQENIAGKDEPSSYICTTCKHPFNSAWFLLQHAQNTHGFRIYLETSPSNSSLTPRITIPPPLGPETVAQSPLMNFLGDNNPFSLLRMTGPILRDHPGFGEGRLPNTPPLFSPPPRHHLDPHRLSAEEMGLVAQHPSAFDRVMRLNPMAIESPAMDFSRRLRELAGNNSTPPPVSPSRSNPMHRLLNPFQPSPKSPFLNTPPLPPMPPSSTTPPQPQAKSKSCEFCGKTFKFQSNLIVHRRSHTGEKPYKCQLCDHACSQASKLKRHMKTHMHKAGSMTGRSDDGLSATSSPEPGTSELTGEGLKSSEADFRNESDPSLGHDNEEEEEEEEEEEELENESRPESSFSMDSELSRNRENGSKSLPDEKSLVLGKVIENVSLGTIQQYSDMLAEKQKRGGFMKRSSDQRDLCPRDLCQRDTGDEDSVAGELDRTEEGTVNGRNFGPGEPFPGLFPRKPTPITSPNLNNSSKRIKIEKDLDLPPATIIPSENVYSQWLVGYAASRHFMKDPFLGFTDSRQSPFATSSEHSSENGSLRFSTPPGDMLDGGLSGRSGTASGGSTPHISGPGPGRPSSKEGRRSDTCEYCGKVFKNCSNLTVHRRSHTGERPYKCELCNYACAQSSKLTRHMKTHGQIGKEVYRCDICQMPFSVYSTLEKHMKKWHGEHLLTNDVKIEQAERS